GGCACACGTGAAACTGACAGATCTgtgttgcctttttttgttggcaattttgtgcaaaacaacatgcgTTGAAGCTGAGGGTATCAGCACTGACATCCTCTTACAGTTTGTCAAAATACCAATCCATTTACTCTCACGATAATCCAGGAATTTGTCTTGCATGATCTAGGGATACCAGGAAACAGAATTTGTGGGGTTACATAACATCCAAAAGCAGAATAAAGAGGCTTTAAGGTGGTCCCACCTCTCCTGTGCTTCGTCCCTCAGCAGCTAGTGTCCCTGCCCTTCACCAAAGCCAGCCTCCTTGGGCTACACTGATGGCATTTCAGTTTTTGATACTggctaatttatttttctgcaaatacACTCTTACAAACGCTGTGCAAGTCAAGGGGAAAGTACCGTAGAGCCTCTGAAGCCTCCTTCGGTGTTTAATGAAGCTGCTGAGAGGACCTGTACCGATTCTTCAGCGCTGTGCAGGAGCAAATGGAAACAAACCGTTAGTCAAGGTTACACCCATCCAGGTTATCAAAGCGGATTGGAGAACTCTTCATTTAAACCTTGGTTTATTACTTGACATCTAACAAACATGACCTAACCTCCCAGTTCAGCCATTTTCACACTCTTCCACCCAAACGCAAGGACACGGTGTCACCGGGTGTGCTGAACTGGAGCGCTCACCTGGACTAGCGCCAGTGACGTGTACCGCGGCGCTTGTTCCCCTTCATTTCTcagaaggaagaaaaacaacCTCCTGCAGGTGTGTCCCCGCGGCCCGCTCAACCGGCACCAGACAGCTGCAGCGCAGGAGATGGGCAGGCGCAGCAGTAAACAAGTGTGGGGCTCACACACCTGCCCTGATCTCTCCAGAGTGCCACAGCCACTCATTCCAGGAGTGCACACTGTGCTGTTAATGACTGCTGCAAATGGGCATTGGCCTCCAGATGATTTAAAACCAAACTGCACTCGCCTTCTGACAGCCGCCCCCCTATATATAGGCCATCCCTCTCCGGTGCGGATGTGTTTTTCTGTTGGCTTGCTGCCCTCCGGTCTGTCAGTTGTCACGTGCCGAAGCACCGCGGCGTTCCTGCTGTGCGCTGGGTAATTCCCCACCGAGCGCTCCCCTGGGGCCCTGGAGCTGAGCACCGCTGAACACACGCAGGCTCCCCGGGGGACCATACGGAGCGAGGGGCCTCTGTTCGCAGCCCCCTTCGCTGGTTCTTCCTGTGCGGCCACACGTGAGGGACGTGCAGGGGAGAGTGACCACCCCTCCAAGCTGCCCACCCGGACTGTCCAGGCGCACTCTGCAGGCAGCTAGGACAACGGGCTCCCCCCCGCTGGCAAGGGGCGCCCCCACACTGACCGTACCGCCACCCTGCAGGCCAGGGAAGTCGGGGCACCAACACAGCTCTGGCCAAGTGTACTTGCAGCAGTGCTGGCTGGGCCCATCCTCTCAGTGCACTTGGGTTCTCCTGGCTGTTCAGGAGGTGCTGAAGAGGGCCAGCTGGCCATGAAGATCACACACGGTCCGTACAGTGGGCACGAGTACTGgtactgtgtgtacagtacagtcatcTCATGAAAACACAGGCAGTCAGCCATCACCCCTCCGCACTTGCTGAACACCCGCTCACCCCCAGCACACTGCGGCCGGGCTGTCCTTGTGAACCACTTCCTCACACTGGGTCCCCACAagctcagaggagcccagatATCACCACCCCGCGGCACAAGGTCCAGCACTCAGCTTGGCCCGATCCGGACAAAAAAAGGGACATGCATCCCTAGAACAACCGTCCCGCCACGAGGGCGGTGCCCAGCCTGAAGCCCACTCCCCGGGATTTGCCAGGAAGTCTGGGGACCCCCCTTCCCAGCTCACAGCACggcaggtttaaaaaaaacacgggGGGCGTGGACAGGCCCGGTGGCGTTTCAGGGTCCAGTTTTTAATTATGCAAGGAACGGCTTTTAAATGATtaacactgttttatttttttttaatataaaccactgcatttttttttatattaaaaaaaaaaagaaacaaaacccaaAAAACAGAAGACGGGAGCCGCTGTGGCGGGTTGTAAACGGCACTATACCACCAGGTACAGGActgcccccccccgcccccccgaaAACACACGAGCTCTGGCACTGTAGTGACCGGAATACCAAACCCTTTCCAGAACGGACACAGGAGGAACAGGACGGGCGAGAGCGGAGGGGAGCCAGGAGGCTGGGCGGTCCGTTGGTCAGTCTGGGCCGGCGAGAGGGGTCTGAGTGACCCGGGAGGGAGAGACGGAGGAGCCagtgtgggggtggggggggggattggGGGCTGGGGGCGGCGCGTgtccgattttttttttttaaaaccaaacccattaaaaaaaagaaattaaattaattttttaaaaaaagtgcctggggggaaaaaaaccatACAGTATTTTTGGAGCCCTTTCGAAAAACACAAGGCATACGCAGGTGCTGGAGAGATTAAAACCCCACCCCTGTCCCTCGAAAAtaaaagagaggaaaaaaaaaacaatcataataataataataataataataataataataataacaacaacaacaataataataataggaacAATAACGTTAATCTTCATCGGAGTTTTCAGAGATCCAGAGTTTACTAggcccctctcccctctcctgcagGCGGACGGGCTCAGTCGGCGCCCCCCCCCTCGCTCCCCCTGTCCAGCTGCTCCAGCGCCGCTGcgctcctcctctcctccttcctcctcctctccatcTCCCACTCCACGAAGGTGTCGAAGAGGCTGGGCCAGGCCTCGTCCTCGCTGTAGTTGCCGAGGTCGGGCCCGATCACCTGAGTAAAGTTGAGGAACATGTTCCACGTGTCCCGGGAGATGCCCTTCACGCCCGACGGGTTCTCCGTCAGGAAGTCCAGCCAGCGCTCCAGGATGCAGGGCGTGTTCTGGGTGAAGACCAGCCGCCAGAGCGCGATGGCGATGTCGCGGTGCAGTGACCGCTGGCCCTcctccgagtccagcccgaaCTGGAAGGTGAAGCGGTACAGGTCCTTGAACTGCTCCTCCGCCTGGGCCTCGCGCAGCAGGCAGGGGAAGCGCGCGTGGATCCCCTCCAGGCTGTCCGCCCTGATGGCCTTGCAGCCCTCCACAAACTCCTTCCTGCCGTCGGGAGCACAGAGGGGCAGAAAGACACACACTGCGTTAAGAAGCCGCACAGCACTCCTGGATCAAGCACTTGACATCCTAGCAGCATCTGAAAATTCCCGCGAGATGTCTGTGACCTTGCAGAGGCTGGTCAAATCCCTCGTCAACAGCTGCAGGACACTAGTGGGCCGGGAAGCCTGTGCTTTCTCAAATCGGACCTGCCGGAGATATACAGCCACTCTCTCCAAAGGCTCTGTAGAGTGACCCATCCGCAGACCACTTATTCTGTGTTTTCAGTGCGGCTGGGAAAGGGAGATTGCTAAGCTTTTAAATACTCCAGATTCGTCTACAACAGATTTCATGTTGGcgatgagggaaaaaaaaacaaaacacatttgtttcccTAGACATCCTGACCTCTGCACACACAATGAACTTGCACACTTGTACCGTAAAGGAGAGGCATGCTGCCTACTGAAGAGGCAAAGCCCGCTCCATGGGATTGTGGGATTGGACAGATGAGTGACAGATTCACGCTCACACGGGTGACACTGCTCATTCAAGACTCCCACCGCCCCACATCGCAAACCCaacatgaaaaacaaacttcacatTTCTCATCCAGTTCTGTGCCGTAACAGCGGCGCCAGCCACACGCGCCGAGACCTTTAAAACCGCGTCTTGAGGTTTCTCGCACAGGAAAACAAGACGACACCCTTCCCAAAACCCGTGTAGCACAACAACCTCTCCAAGATGTATAGATAGATTCCGAGACGCAAGGCGGATGAATACCACCTTCACTGAAcatgcatgtaaaaaaaaaaaaaagatctcgcCACATCCTGTGTATTGAATACGCGTCTTCTCCCTGAGACTGACGCAGACCAGTTTCGGCTCTTTACCTGAAGTTAGGAGGTGATTAAGTAGGGCAGAGGCAGAACGGCACAGAGTTGTAAAAGCCGCGACTTGATCACGGCTCCCTGAGACACAGGCTGCAAGCTCTAATCAGAGCGAAGCAGGAACCACAGAGCAATTAAAATACCATTGATTCCACAAGCAGATGGTGGGGCTTGGGGGATCAGAGTCACTGCACATTCAAAGAGTGCCGTACCGTTTCATGTGGCAGAGGATCTGCAAGGCAGACAATGCTACACAGAGCCGTTACTGAAGAGGACTGGCTTACAAGAAAACACAGATACCCCCCCCCTACTTTGCACAGCATCAGAAGGAAGAAATTATCTGTGATGTGAACGCCGCTCATTTGTAAATCCGATATATTAGTGGTGCCAGGCTCAGTGATAGCGCCGTTCTGCCCAGGTGCTGTGGTGCACCATGATCTTGCTCTAAAAGATCTGGCTTCTTTGTGTAAAGTGTCGGAGCTAAGAACAGAGTGCTGCACCTGTGGTAAGAAGCAGGACCCCAAGCACAGGTCACCAACAAAAGCTGACAAGAAACCCACTCTGGgcatgaactacagtatattttcagcTGTAGCTTCAGGCCAAACTAGGAGAAGACAAAGCACATGAGGTTTCTGTCCTCAGTGGCAGAAAAGTAATGTTGCCATCTGGGAGTTAAAACCACAGGCTGCGCCGCCTCGTCTTCAAAAGTGCTGCATGGGCACTGCACCACAGAATCTGACCACCACCATTATTCACAGAAACCCCTGGCATCTGTCCTTGTCTGCCCTTCGCAAACACACGTGCGCTGATATTTGTGAGCTGCAGGCCAGGGATGAGTGTGTCTTCCATGTGCTCTTGTGAGCTGCAGGCCAGGGATgggtgtgtctgccctgtgctcTTGTGAGCTGCAGGCCAGGGATGAACGTGTCTGCCCTGTGCTCTTGTGAGCTGCAGGCCAGGGATGAACGTGTCTGCCCTGTGCTCTTGTGAGCTGCAGGCCAGGGATGAACGTGTCTGCCCTGTGCTCTTGTGAGCTGCAGGCCAGGGATGAACGTGTCTGCCCTGTGCTCTCGTGAGCTGCAGGCCAGGGATGAACGTGTCTGCCCTGTGCTCTTGTGAGCTGCGGGCCAGGGATGAACGTGTCTGCCCTGTGCTCTTGTGAGCTGCAGACCAGGGATGAACGTGTCTGCCCTGTGCTCTTGTGAGCTGCAGGCCAGGGATGAACGTGTCTGCCCTGTGCTCTTGTGAGCTGCAGACCAGGGATGAACGTGTCTGCCCTGTGCTCTTGTGAGCTGCGGGCCAGGGATGAACGTGTCTGCCCTGTGCTCTTGTGAGCTGCAGACCAGGGATGAACGTGTCTGCCCTGTGCTCTTGTGAGCTGCAGGCCAGGGATGAACGTGTCTGCCCTGTGCTCTTGTGAGCTGCAGACCAGGGATGAACGTGTCTGCCCTGTGCTCTTGTGAGCTGCAGACCAGGGATGAACGTGTCTGCCCTGTGCTCTTGTGAGCTGCAGGCCAGGGATGAACGTGTCTGCCCTGTGCTCTTGTGAGCTGCAGGCCAGGGATGAACGTGTCTGCCCTGTGCTCTTGTGAGCTGCAGGCCAGGGATGAACGTGTCTGCCCTGTGCTCTTGTGAGCTGCAGGCCAGGGAtgagtgtgtctgccctgtgctcTTGTGAGCTGCAGACCAGGGATGAACGTGTCTGCCCTGTGCTCTTGTGAGCTGCAGGCCAGGGATGAACGTGTCTGCCCTGTGCTCTCGTGACTGCAGGCCAGGGATGAACGTGTCTGCCCTGTGCTCTTGTGAGCTGCAGGCCAGGGATGAACGTGTCTGCCCTGTGCTCTTGTGAGCTGCAGGCCAGGGAtgagtgtgtctgccctgtgctcTCGTGAGCTGCAGGCCAGGGATGTATGGATGACTGTGTCTGCACTGTGCTCTTGTGGCCTCTGTGTCTGGTTCCAAACACCTGTAAGAGCCTCAATAGTGGACAAGCTTTACAATTCACAGCTTTGCGTGCCCTTGGGTACTTGACAGGCGCCAACATCAGAGCCCCCTGCCTGCCAAACCACACTTCCAGAGCTGCGCAAAATCCCATTCCTTTCTAAGAAGACAAAGCCAGCGTTCAAGGAGCAGTCCCACTCCAAGTCCCCAAAACTCCCTCTTCCCATCCCCACCCTCGCTGCAATGAAGCAAACTCTTTACATCTTGCTGGACGAATGCAACAGATTCTATACAAACAGATCAGACTACAGGCGTGTTCATTATTACACTGACGTGCGCTCTGTACCTAAATATACCGGGTTGCTAAGGGCATCTCTTTAACAAGTCTACTGGGGGAAGGTTGTTTTGCTGGCTTTGTGGTTTAATTGGTTGAAGCCCCACAGTGACCAGGTCTCACAATGTTTCACATAATGGGGAAGAAGAGCTTTACCAAACTGGGCAGCTCTCATGAACAAACAGCAGCGATGCCACTTTGTAGCCTGATCTTGTCAGCTCTTGGAAACAGAGCTGGGCGAGGTCAGTACCGAGACAGGAGACCACTACACAAgaccaggttgctgctgcaggAGGTGCTAATGGACCAGTAGTTGGCGCTTTTCTTTCTGGGCCCGAAGGAATTTGCAGTTGGCGATTGGGGACAGAGTGCTGTAGGAGGTGTTGACCTTCAGGAGAGACAGTCGCCACTTCCTGGGGTCATTAAAGATCAGTTCGTAAAAGCAGGTTGTTAACCCCACTTCCAGTCTGTCCTTCCAACATGAACAAATTCCTGAATTTCCcccttaattaaaatgaaaccaCTTCTCCATCTGATCTGCTATTTAGCGGGCTGGGATTATTGTTTCTTAAACAACGAGAGCTAGGCCCGTGAGTGTGGAGCTGTTGGTGCGTTTGTTGAACCCAGAATGGCATTCAGCACAAACCCACTGTACGAGCCAGTGTGTGCTGGACCCTTTGTGCGAACAGCGTTTGATGAGATTGGTCTGGGGTTTTTaattgcagtgctctttctgtGGAAGCAGTCAGCAGGAGGCCCCTGGCAGAGAGAATTACCGACCCTGTGGGGGACTTACACAGTATAAATATTTCAGCTGGAAAAGCTAATCAAACGGAGCTGCAGTTTCATCCCTGACTGTGCCAGGTCAGCCACCGTCCACCTCTCCCGTCCAGGAATCTCGCCCGTTGAAGAGGAGGAAATGGATATTAGAGGGGTGACCAGCAGGTAAGCGATATCACTGTGAGTCACAACTAGTGGGGCGTCCCTGAAGACTGGGTGGTCTGGGAGCTCCTAGGAGCCTCAACCTGTGTGCAGCTTGACCTTCACAGAGCGGAGATCACTGTTGGGACTGGGGCTCTCCTATGCCTCAGCACAAAGCAAGCAGACAGAAAGAGCTGGGGTCCGAACCGTGAGCCTCTTCAAACGACCCACCCAACTGCATCTACGCATGGCGTCacatgagagaggagagaggagtaCACAGTTCCTGTAAGGATTCCGGGCTGCAGCACTAAGCAGATAACGTGCGGAGCTTTCACGAACCGCAAGACGAGATTTAGAAAAACTGCTACT
This sequence is a window from Lepisosteus oculatus isolate fLepOcu1 chromosome 19, fLepOcu1.hap2, whole genome shotgun sequence. Protein-coding genes within it:
- the dcun1d3 gene encoding DCN1-like protein 3, which translates into the protein MGQCVTKCKNPSSSLGSKSGDKEPGGKSQGKKGGGGGHKEEPGPVCGKASGDLLANGTKKMAVAAEPTQLPAPSGDTRQEELLSNGEEFSLPRIEELFRCYKDEQDDAILEEGMERFCNDLCVDPAEFRVLVLAWKFQAATMCKFTRKEFVEGCKAIRADSLEGIHARFPCLLREAQAEEQFKDLYRFTFQFGLDSEEGQRSLHRDIAIALWRLVFTQNTPCILERWLDFLTENPSGVKGISRDTWNMFLNFTQVIGPDLGNYSEDEAWPSLFDTFVEWEMERRRKEERRSAAALEQLDRGSEGGGAD